In Syntrophotaleaceae bacterium, the DNA window GAATCTGTCAAGGTGCTGAACGATGCGCCGGAGACCATCCTCCTCCGTTATATCGATTTCCTTTAGATAGGCGCGATAACGGGCACTTTTCAAATGGGGCAGGTCGCCGATAGTGAAGGTTTTGGTCATCAGGGTCTCGACCACCGGCTCCCCCTGATCGGCAAGCGCCTCGATCAAAATAAAGATGAACACGGCCATCCTGGAACCCTGGGGACTGAGACTGTCTTTGCCTCGGAAATAGAAAAAATCCCGCGGGTGAACCACCAAGTGAAACCCGAGATGGCCAAAGAGGTCCTGGAAATCTTCCAGGTTATCCCGAAGGGCAAAGAAAGGTTTTCCGTCCTCTGAGCACAGGTGCCTGCCACGTCGCAAAGCGTCGAAGATTGCTTCCAGTTGCGGCAGAGCATAGGGGCTGTCTTTTTTCATGTATTTCTCTCCAATCGAACCGGCCGGGCAACCAGAATGGCCCCTGGGACTGGATAGCGCCGCTCTTCTTCTCCAAATCGGAGACTGGCCGTATCACCTAGAACAATTCTTCCGTAAGCGCGAAGGAGTTCACCCAGATTTGCCTCGGGATAGACGGCCAGCAGCCATGCCAGAAGATCGTCGACCGGGATCGATGCTTCCAAACGTGTCAGCAACTCCGAGGGCAGAATAACCTGAATAGGAGCCCCCTCCGATTCTTCCACCAAAGGCGGGGTTTCGGCAGGCTCATAGCCTTTGATGCCATGGATATAGGCCTCAAGGGATGTATCGGCAAAGGTTCCCTCAATACGCCAGACCGAAATGGCAAGCATCTCCTCCAGTTTCAGTGCAGCCAATCCCCGGCGGTCAAGTTGTTCCAGCGCCAGGGAGGCTCCACGCACCAGCTCGCTCTCCTTTTTAAGGGAAATATACAGTGGCTCCACCTCCCGCAGAGATTCCCGAAAATCTTCCGCCACCTCCCGCCGCAGCCTGAGGAGTCTTGCTCGGCAACGGGGAAACTCCCGGGACAAGGTGCCGTCGAGCTGAAAGGAGCGTGCTGCAGAGGCAAGAACCCGCTCCAGGTCGTCCAGATCGGTATCCATGGCTTGACGGACATCGATCAGGTCCCGAAGGGGTTCAAGATAACGGGTCCAGATCCGGTTGATGATTTCAAACCGCTCCCTGGTCGAGCGCTTCTCCCGGTTGGACTTGAGCTTGAGCACCTCGGCGATAATCGCCTCGCGGTTTGCATGGGAATCCTGCCGAATACGTTCGAGCAGTGCGGAGATATCTGCCAAAGCCCGAGCAGCCTGATTGCCAAGGTCCTGCCGGGCCGCGCCGTCAAGCTCCGCCCGCAATTGCTCCATGTCGCTGAGATACCCCTGAATGACCTTGGCTGACGTGAGGCGATGCTCCCGCAGCAGAAAGGAAAGAAGAGCCCGGATGGGGGAGGTCAGTTCGAATGTCGCGGTTGCGTCGGGGATAGGCTCAATGATGCCGAAAGTGAGCAACTGTTCGGAGACATGTGAAGCCGCCGGTTCTCCCTCTGAGCGGGAACGGCCGATCAAATCACGCAAGTCGGCTTCAGTCACCCCTTCGGATCGATAGAACAGGTCGATCAGAAGGGGGTAATAGCGAGCTGCAAAGCGGAAAAATGCCTGGGGGTTGGAAGCCATTGATTTTAATAACCACAGTTCAAAAATTCATCAATCATAAGGAGTCTGCCCCGCACTCGTGATCAAACTTGCCAACAGTTTCCCCTTGGCATCCATAAGCTCCCTTAATAAATATCACAACTCATGAACAAATATCCTGTCGCCAACATTCACCTCTTGCGCAGCCTCGGCGATCTGGCTGTGATGGGTGAACAGGATCACTTGTGTCTGAGAGGCTAGGTCGCTTAAGGCCTTTAGGGTGGCTTTTGAACGCTGGTCGTCGAAATTGATTAGGATGTCATCGACGATAAAGGGCATCGGCTCGCTGGACTGGATGCGCCATTCGAGGGTGGCCAGGCGCAAGGCCAAGTAAAGCTGATCGCGGGTACCTGAACTCATGCCCGCCACTTGGACCCAATTACCGTTGGGGCGCACCCCGATCAGGATCGGTTGACCATGGTCGTCGATATCGGTACGTAGGCCTGCAAAGGACCCCAAGGTCAACTCGCTGAAATACCGAGAGGCGATTTTCAGGACGGGATCCTGGTTTTCGGCCCGGTAGCGTTCGATTTCTTCCCTGAGGAACTTCGAGGCGAGTTTGATGCGGATGAAGCGTCCAGTCAGGCGGCGGATTTTGGCTAGAGCCTGCTGTGAGGCCTCCGCTAACTCGGCGGCCTGGCCACTGCCATCCATTCTGGCGAGTTCGTTTTTTTCCTGGCCGATAGTTTCGGATAATCGTCGGATTTCCGGATCCAGATTTCCTTCGATTTCGTTGGTCAGCTCTTCAATGCGACCCGGCAACTCATCCGGATCGATGTCTTCTGCCTGGGACTCCAACTCGCAGAGGGAAATCCCTTCAGCAATCCGAGCCAGCGTCGCCTCCACTTCATCGAGCTTTTCCTTGAGCTGCAGGTATTCCTTGGAACGTCGTTCCGCTTCGTTAAGTTGCTCCGTGGTTTCACAGCCTGCCAACTGGCGCAGGGCCACCATCTGCCCGTCTAAATTGTCCAACTCCGTTCGGGCACTCACCTGGTCCTGCTCCAGGGCCGCGATTTCCTCGGAATATTCCTGCACGAGAGCCTGGTCCTTATTGGCACTGCCGAGGCGAATCTTTAGATGTAAAACGATTTGAGCAGCATCGAGATCGAGAAGGTCTGTTGCAATTTCTATGGCCACCCCACGAACCCTACCTTCATATGCGGCTGCATCCCGATCGATCCCCTTGATGCGGCTCCCAAAACCGTCGGCCTCCTTTAGTTTTTCGAAGCATTTTTCCAGGGTCTCGATGAAGTCGACAGCCTCTGCTGGCAAGGCCTTGCGGTCGAGACCGAGGGGGGTTAGGGCTTCCTTCCAAAGAACCTGCCATTGCCGGAGTTCTTCTTCAGCTTCCTGTTCCTCCCCTCGTGCTGCATCTAAGGTATTTTGCAGATCCTGGATCTTGTTTTCGAGGGAAGTACGTCGGGTTTGTTCGCTCTGCCTCCGCTGGACCAAGTCTTCGGCCATCTCCAATACGGGCGATAGCTCTTCTCCCGGAAGGTCCTGCGCCTCCCCTGCCATAGCAAGCTCTATTAAAAGAGAGGTTCGCAGTTCCCGGCGTCTGGTTTCCCGGCCCTCCAAATCCTGAGCCAACTTATCGGCCTCAGCTACCTGGAAACGGAGCTTTTCAAAACTGGTGAGCCAAGCGTGCATTTCTCGTGGCGATAAGGGCTGGATGGAACAGGGTATCCATAATTCCTGCCAGCGAAGGGTAGCATCGGCCAATTCAGCATCAAATTGTTGCTTTTGGGCACCCAGCTCTTCCAAATGTTGTTCGATGGTCTCGCCCCGGGCTTTCAGGGCAGCATGCTTTTGAACCCGATCGGCTTCACGGTACAAACGGTCGGCAGTTTGGTCGGAGATGCCGACAAGCTTTTCATAAGCCTCCGGCAGAGAATGATCGGGATCAAAGGCACGGCTCTCGGCAGCCACGTCCTGGCCCTCCAGCCATTGCCGCCGCAAAAGCTGCCAGCCATGATCACGCTGCCTGCGGGCCCGGGACAGGTCCTCTTCGGTGGGCACTTCTGCAGCATACTCGATGGCGCGAATCTGCTCGGCAAGCTTTGTCAACTCTCCTTCCAACTTTTCGTGTTCCGTCTGCAATCGTTGCAGCTCATCAGCAGGCATCCGCAGTTCCTGCTCAAACCACTGCACGGTCTCCGGCAAGGGGACCGGCAGCCGTTTTACAAGATCCAAGGAGCCCTGCCAAAGCCCCAGGCGCTCTAAAGTCGGCAAACATTCCTTCTGAGCACTTTCCAACTCCTGCCGCCTATTCAATATTTCACCATCTAAATCGCAAGCTTTCTGCACCCGCAAAACCGCTTGGGACAGCTTGCCAACTTCAGCGACAGGGGGGATTTTCTGCAGATCCTCTTGAGCGGTTTTCAATTCCTTGGTGGCAGTCAGGACGAGACGGCCTGCTTGGCGAACCCCCTGTAGGAGTGCCTCATGTTTGCCACCGAGGATTTGAATGGCTTTTCGTTTTCCCAAGCTCGGGCGCAAGGTCTCGACTTGGTCGATGGGCAGGTCCGGCCGGATCTGTTTCAGCAACTCGGCCGCATCGGAACGACAACCGATTCTCCGCCCGTCGAGCCCAGGCCGCTCTGCCTTGGCATTTCGATACTGCCCGAGCTCTTGGTGCAGGAGCTCGATTTCCTCGGCATAGTCCAAAAGCCCCTGGTTAAGAGAAATGTCCTTGCGTTTTTCTTCCAGGTCCTTTAAGCGGCTATTGGCCGTTTCCAGACAATTCCGAGTGTCCCTAATTTCTTGCTCCAAGTCCCGTCTTCTTTCGCCGAAATCGGCAGGAAGCTCGACGACTTGGCCAAGTTCCCCCAGTTTTTCCAGCAAGCCCCGGCGTTGGCCAAGGTAGGGTAAAGCTTGTTTCAGGCGCTCAAGCTTTCGTTTTTTTTTGTCCAGATTGGCGCGCTGTTTGTTGATCTCCTCCTGCATTCGTTTGGCTTCGTCAAGAGCTCGCCGATGTTCCTGCCAATCCCGACTGGATAGAGTGACCTGCTTGATCTGAGCCTGGAGCTCCTTGTACTGATGGAGGGCCACGGCGATGGCCTGACTCGAGCCCCGCTGTTTGAACAGATTGTCCCCCTCGCTTTCCAGTTCATCGACGATCGTTTTCAAGGAAGCCAGGCCGGTGCCTGCGGCGAACAAGGCCTGACCTACCTCACCCTGCTGTTCCAGAATGCCCTGCCCTCCCTGGACGAGGGTTTCGTGGTCAATGCCGTACAACGTGCTGAAAAGGTCCTGTTCGATGCCGTGCAGGAATGGGGTCAGTGCAGCGGGTTCGAGGGGCTGTTCCTGGCTGTCAAACAGGCTGTTTTTGTTTCTTTTTCGGCGGTAAAAGAACAATTCACGACCATCTCCCCCCTGTAGGTGGCCACCGACCAGAAGTTGATCATAGGAATGAAGGAAATTATCATCGGTACGCATGGGAAAACCGAAGAACAGGGCCTGCAGCGCTCGCAGGGAACTGCTCTTGCCGGCTTCGTTTGGCCCAAAAACGACATGCATGCCGGGAAGTTCGGAGGAGAAATCGAGGATCCGGTCGGTAAAGGGGCCGAAAGCCTTGAGTTCCAAGCGTTTAATGCGCATGCCGCCCTCCCTTCTGTAGCTTGGCCCTTAGCAGCTCCTTGACATCTTCCCGCAAGGTGGCCAGGTCCTCTTCGCCAGGGGCAAAAGGATCGTCGTCGACCAACAAGTCCGGAGGGAGCTTGCTGCGCAATTGCTCAAAACCAGGGACCAGGTCCAGTAAGCGAGAGGATTCGAATTGCAGGTTTTCCACCGATTGCTCCAAAGCGGCAAAGGGGGAGTCATCGGCAATTCCCTCGACAGAATTTTCTTTGCGAGTGAGGAACAAAATCTTTTCGAGCCAGACGTCACCGAGACTTGCGGCCACAGCGCGAAATTCCTCGTGCCAGTGAGCCGCATTGTCATGGAGCCGGCCATGCAGAGGGGTTATTCCCAGCAACGTTAGACGTACAGCCAGAGGCCGACCGTCGGCTTGCTCCCGCTCATCCTCTAGCGCCTCCCGCACCATTTCGAGGAGCGATTCACTACGGTCACAACCGTTCAAGTCTATCCGGCAGGGAGACCAACGCAGAACATCCAGTTCTTTCGCGGTGACATCCACTACCCGTCCGTCCTCGACAGTCACCAGTGTACAGCCTTTGGCTCCTGTTTCACGGATATGTCTTCCCTGAAGATTCCCCGGAAAAACCACCCAAGGGTCACATTCCACCTCTTCGCGCTGATGGACATGCCCCAACGCCCAATACTGATAACCTTTCGAACGCAGAGCATCCAGGGTACAAGGCGCATAGGGCTCATGCCCGGGACGACCGGTAAGACTGGTGTGTAGCAGACCGATGTTGAAGAGATCGGGATCGCCCTGAGGATAATTTTGAGTCAGGTCATCGGCCACCGTCCGGGAGGAAAAACTCTGACCGTGGATGGCAACGCCGAGATTTTCTAAAAGGTGGGTGTCCACCTTTCGGTGCGAAAACAGGGTAACGTTGTCGGGGAGATTGAGAGCACGGGTGATCTGGCTGGCGGCATCATGGTTGCCGGAAATCAAGAAGACCGGAATGCCGGCTTCCCGCAGCCGGCCCATGCGATTGACGAAATAGATGCCGGTATTGTAGTCCTTCCAAGTGCCGTCATAGAGGTCGCCGGCCAGCAGGATAAAGGCCACCTCTTCGTCGATAGCTAGTTCTACCAGATTGTCAAAAGCCCGCCTTGCCGCGCCCCGGATTTGCTCGGCTGGGGCATCCGGATAAATTTCTAGGCCCTTAAGCGGGCTGTCGAGATGAATGTCAGCGGCATGTAGGAATTTGAACATGATTCGGCACCCTATTTAATAAACACAGTTTAATAAGTTATCAGAAAATATCTATTTTCCCCAAATATTCATTTATCGATCTAAAATGGTCGGGGAACTTTCTATGAAGAACGTTTTTTAGAGATTCTGAATTCTCAATTTCCAGAAGCTGATCAAATTCATGAGCAGTTAATCCAAGCTGGCGGGTATATTTATCGACAATAGTTGTTGGAAAAACTTTGTGAAATTCGGCGAGATAGTGAGTCCCGTTCATTCGAGACATTTTCTTGGATTTAACTAGATAGATAACCTGCAAAATATGCTCAAGAGCCTTTGGAACCTCACCAGGAAGAACTGGAAAAGATATTATAGTCTTTCTCACAATGACGGGTTGATCAGTATTCTTGGTTTTCTGGCCTTCTTTTAAAAGCAACCTTCTTAAAACATCATTAGGTTCTGTCTCTTCGAAAGGGATAGCCTTTTTCTGAAGGAATTTATAAATTTCTTCATCGATTTCTATGGTTATCTTTGGCATTCTTGTCCACCCCTTCCTTTCCAAAAAACTCTAGAATTTTTAAAATAAATCCAAGTACTCACACCATCAACTGATCAAAGGAAGCAGATCGAATAGCTCGTTGCAAGTAGCGCCTATACCCTTTTTCTCTGTCAAAGAAAGCCAGGTCTGCCTTTCCACCATCCAGGCCAAGAATCAAGCGAGCTCCCAATTGGGGGGCTGTTTCTATTAAGGCAATATCGCCTTTTTTTGCTTCCGTGCCCACAGAGCACATTTCCGGGGTTGCGATCAACTCGGATAGGATTTTATTCGCAGAAAAAATCCACTCCAGCCAATCCAAATCGCTTGAGCACAGCGGGCCTATACTTTGTCGGGCCTCCTCCATAACCACCTCATCATCTCGCACTAGTTGCGCCAAGCAAACCATCAGGGCTTTTACACGCAGGCGTTTTTGCTCCTCCTCAGGCGTTTCACTGAGCGCTTTAGGGGGCACGAAACGCAAACCACAATCCCAGGCCAGCCACAATACCAACCCTCGTAACCTGGCAAACTCATCGGCGTTACCGAGTGTGAGATCCTCCGGGGGATGGAGGAGAGAGTTCGGAGTCTCAAATAACGTATGGACAATGGTCTCAAAAAGCCGCCATCTCTCTTCAACAGGAAAGGTAGTTTGCCCTTGTTTGACCCATGCCACCCTGCCGTCACAATTGCGCAACTGCCTTAAAACCGCCAAAACAGCAGTCAGACGGATGACGATATCCTCAAAAGACAATTTCTTCTCGACCAAAGCGTGGCATTGGTTGATCATCCTCCCGATCAAGGTGTGTACCTTCGCATGACACAGATGAAGGGTCTTCTGCGCTAACTCTTTGTCGGTTATTTCACCCGCTTCTTCATCATCGGCATCCACTTGTTCCTCTTCGCTTCGCCCCTTGGCATCCCGCGGCTCATAGGCCGATCCCAGATCTTTTTCGGCTTCGGTCCGCAGGTGATAAATTAAGACATCAAGGAGATAGGCCAAATCATCAGAATGACGCAGACGATGCTTATTCTGCACTTTTTTAGTTTGGCTTAGATCGATGGAGAGACTTGTCCCTTCGGAAGAGTTTTTAGCCTCTTCAGCATTTACCGTGGCG includes these proteins:
- a CDS encoding AAA family ATPase — translated: MRIKRLELKAFGPFTDRILDFSSELPGMHVVFGPNEAGKSSSLRALQALFFGFPMRTDDNFLHSYDQLLVGGHLQGGDGRELFFYRRKRNKNSLFDSQEQPLEPAALTPFLHGIEQDLFSTLYGIDHETLVQGGQGILEQQGEVGQALFAAGTGLASLKTIVDELESEGDNLFKQRGSSQAIAVALHQYKELQAQIKQVTLSSRDWQEHRRALDEAKRMQEEINKQRANLDKKKRKLERLKQALPYLGQRRGLLEKLGELGQVVELPADFGERRRDLEQEIRDTRNCLETANSRLKDLEEKRKDISLNQGLLDYAEEIELLHQELGQYRNAKAERPGLDGRRIGCRSDAAELLKQIRPDLPIDQVETLRPSLGKRKAIQILGGKHEALLQGVRQAGRLVLTATKELKTAQEDLQKIPPVAEVGKLSQAVLRVQKACDLDGEILNRRQELESAQKECLPTLERLGLWQGSLDLVKRLPVPLPETVQWFEQELRMPADELQRLQTEHEKLEGELTKLAEQIRAIEYAAEVPTEEDLSRARRQRDHGWQLLRRQWLEGQDVAAESRAFDPDHSLPEAYEKLVGISDQTADRLYREADRVQKHAALKARGETIEQHLEELGAQKQQFDAELADATLRWQELWIPCSIQPLSPREMHAWLTSFEKLRFQVAEADKLAQDLEGRETRRRELRTSLLIELAMAGEAQDLPGEELSPVLEMAEDLVQRRQSEQTRRTSLENKIQDLQNTLDAARGEEQEAEEELRQWQVLWKEALTPLGLDRKALPAEAVDFIETLEKCFEKLKEADGFGSRIKGIDRDAAAYEGRVRGVAIEIATDLLDLDAAQIVLHLKIRLGSANKDQALVQEYSEEIAALEQDQVSARTELDNLDGQMVALRQLAGCETTEQLNEAERRSKEYLQLKEKLDEVEATLARIAEGISLCELESQAEDIDPDELPGRIEELTNEIEGNLDPEIRRLSETIGQEKNELARMDGSGQAAELAEASQQALAKIRRLTGRFIRIKLASKFLREEIERYRAENQDPVLKIASRYFSELTLGSFAGLRTDIDDHGQPILIGVRPNGNWVQVAGMSSGTRDQLYLALRLATLEWRIQSSEPMPFIVDDILINFDDQRSKATLKALSDLASQTQVILFTHHSQIAEAAQEVNVGDRIFVHEL
- a CDS encoding DNA repair exonuclease, translating into MFKFLHAADIHLDSPLKGLEIYPDAPAEQIRGAARRAFDNLVELAIDEEVAFILLAGDLYDGTWKDYNTGIYFVNRMGRLREAGIPVFLISGNHDAASQITRALNLPDNVTLFSHRKVDTHLLENLGVAIHGQSFSSRTVADDLTQNYPQGDPDLFNIGLLHTSLTGRPGHEPYAPCTLDALRSKGYQYWALGHVHQREEVECDPWVVFPGNLQGRHIRETGAKGCTLVTVEDGRVVDVTAKELDVLRWSPCRIDLNGCDRSESLLEMVREALEDEREQADGRPLAVRLTLLGITPLHGRLHDNAAHWHEEFRAVAASLGDVWLEKILFLTRKENSVEGIADDSPFAALEQSVENLQFESSRLLDLVPGFEQLRSKLPPDLLVDDDPFAPGEEDLATLREDVKELLRAKLQKGGRHAH